CACATCAATTCTCATCTCACGAGTCCGCGGTTCCGTTTTGTCCAGGCGGATGTGCGCGATTTCGAGGCGCTTTCCGCGGCGGCGGGGGAGCGGCTGGACTGGATCCTGCATTTTGCGGCGATGAAGAAATGCGGGGAGTCCGGAGACGCGCTGGCAACCCTGCAGGTGAACGGGGGAGGCGCGGAGAGCTGCCTGCGGCTCGCGTGCCGGACGGGCGCGGCGGTGCTGCTGGCCTCCACGGCCGATGTTTACGGCCTTTCCACAGAACTTCCCTTCCGTGAAACGGGCGACCTCGTGCTGGGCGTCCCCGGCACCAAGCGATGGGCCTATGCCGCCTCCAAACTCTACGCCGAATCCCTGGCTCTGGCCTACGCGAAGCAGGAGAACGTGCGCGTTGTCGTGCTGCGTTACTTCGGCGGGTTCAGCCACCGCTCGTGCTTCGACTGGCGCGGCGGCCACGTGCCCGTCTTTGCCGACCAGGCCCTGCGCGGTGAGCCCTTCACCATCCACGGCGACGGCCTGCAGACACGCTCCGCCACTTCCGCTCTTAACCTGGTCGAGGGGACATGGCTCGCCATGCGCACGCCCGCGGTGGGTGAAATCCTGAATATCGGAGGCGATGAAGAAATAAGTGTCATCGACACCGCGCGGCTGATTCATCGCCTCGCGGGAAAAAACGGCGAGCCGGCCTTCCAGTTTATCCCCATGGCAAACATCTTTGGCGAATACCGCGAAATTCCGCGCCGCCTGCCGTGCCTCGAGAAGTCCGCGCGGCTGCTGGGCTATCGTCCCCGGTACCGCCTGGAAGAGGCGCTCCAGTCCCTCCTCGCTGAAAGGCGCCGCGAAATTTCCCTTCAGCCCGCATGAAGCCCGCTCTCCATCTCATCGTTCCGGTCTTCAACGAAAGAGCGAATGCGGAGACTTGGATGGCACGCACCGCCGAGATCCTTCAACATCTGGAGAATTACCGGCCGCGGCTGATCTTCGTCGACGACGGGAGCACCGACGGCACGGCCGATGCTTTGCGGCAGGCCTCGCGCGGACAGGACCTGACGGTTCTGTCGCATCCCGTCAACCGCGGGCCTGGCGCCGCGGTTCGCACCGCTTTCGAGTGGCTCCACGGCTCGGTCCGCGACGAGGATGCGGTGGTCACGCTGGAAGGCGACAACAGCAGCAATCTTGCCCTGATTACGGACATGCTCGAGCGCCGCGGCCAGGGAGCGTCGCTCGTGCTCGCCGACCCGGAAGCGGCGGGCGGCGGGTTTGCGGCCGTGCCGGCCTGGCGCATCGGCCTGAGCCGGGCGGGAAATTTTGTGACGCGTTCGCTGTTCCGTGCGAAAGGCCGCGGAAGCCTGAGTAATTTTTTCCGTCTTCACGGAGGCGAGCTCATCCGGCGTCTGCAGGCGTCTTTCGGGCCGGGCATCGTGGAGTCCGACGGCTTCGCATGGGCTGCCGAAATTTTTTTTAAGGCGTCGCTTACCGGAGCACGGCCCGAGCGCGTGCCGACGCGTATCGACTGGACCGGCCGCCGGGGCGGAAGCAAAATGCGCGTCCTGCGTACCGCGGCAGGTTATGCGCAGCTTTTCTTCTCGGTCCCGCGCTGGCGGCGCATGGCCGGCACGTCAGGACGCATGCCGTGAAGATCGCCATGACCAGGCGCGTGTGGATTTTTTTTGCGGCCGCCAGCCTTTGTTATATCCTCCCGCATATCCTCTATTTTTCGTACATGGTGGCAAGCCTGGGCAACGACGAAAACTTCATGACCTGGCTGGCCGTGTTGAAACACCCGGAGTATTTCAAAGGCGATTTCGTCCAATACTATGCTCCGCTGAAGATGGCCAGCTCTTTGATGCCGCACCTCGTCCTTTTCTTGAACCGGTTGGGCCTTTCGATCGGAGCCCTGCATCTGGGCCTGATGGCGTTTCAGCTCATCGCGCCCGGCTTTTTTTATGTCCTCGCGCTGCGGTCTTTGGATGCGGGCGAGAGCGTCATGGTCTGGACGCTGGCCCTTCTCAGTGGATTTCACGCATGGAACTTGTCCCACTACATCGCTTATTATCCCGTTCCTTACGACGCCTATCTGGCGGTTCCCTTTTGCTGGGCCGGTCTGTTTGCCTTGACGCGCAGGCACATGCCCGCCGCCGGACTGCTGCTTGCGCTGGGTTCCTTACTTCACGCTGCCTTCGGCATCTATGCCGTGGGCGCGGGCGCGATTTATGCGCTGGTCGACCGCGAGGCAGGAAGGAGTCCTGCGATCTGGCTCGCTTTGGCTTGCGCATCGGCCGCCGCATTCATCTTTCCGAGCCTGGCGATGGCTTCCGTGCCTCAGGCGGGAAAAGCCGCGGTGATGGACGCCCTGCGCCATAATCCGCACATGACGCCCTGGAGTGACCCTTTCATGGGAACGCAGCTTTTTTGGGTCGCCCATCTCGTGATGCTGTTGTGGATCTCGCGGCCCGCATGGAACGCTTTCGGCCCGGCCTACGAACGCCTCATCCGCGCTTCATGGATCGCGGCTGTTCTTCTGATGGCCGGCCAGCCCTTGGGCCACGCTCTCGAAATCCCGGCCCTCATCCGTCTGAATGGCTTGCGCGCCCCGGTTATGGCCTGGGCCGTGACGCTGCCGGTCCTTGCGGTCTGGCTCCTTGGCCAGATCCGCTCTCCTTTCGGTCACCTCCGGTTTCTGGCGGCTGTCGTCACGGCTCAGATTTGCCTGGGCCGATGGGACGTTTTGCCCGTCTTTCTGCTTGCCGCCGCGGCGGGTCTGCAAAAGCGCGGCCTGTCTTCTCCCGCGCGCACGGCTGTCCTCAAAGGAGCCGCGGCTGTCTGGACTATTTTCTGGATCAGCGGTTATTCTCCCGCCCTCCAGCAGTTTCTCGTTGAGGGTGCCTTCAAAGGTTCGTTTTCCTTGCCGTTTTTTTTGGAAAAATTACACGCCAACCGCACACCGGTTGCGCTGGTCATGCAAAGCGCCGTCGCCGCGGCCGGCTTTTTGAGCGCGTTACGCACGCCCTGGCCTGTCGTGCTGGCCGGCTTTATCGGTCTTCAGGCCGGCAACAATGCCCGGCTTTTTTCGGCGCCGATCCGCCGCGACATGTATGCGGCGCAGATCTGGGCGCGCGAGCATACCGAGCCCGGGACGCTTTTTCTGGTCGACGGCATCTCCTGGCGCACTTATAGCGGCCGTGCCGCGCAGCTGGGGACACGCGCGGGACCCTACTATTACGTTTATACGGGTGACGCACGCCTCCGCGCCCTTGACGAGAAAGTGACCGCTTATCTTTCCGGCATTTCGCCGGAACAGCGCAGCGACGTGGGCGTGTGGATTCGTTTTGCCCGGTACATCGGCGCGGATTATCTGGTGCTGCGTTCGGCCTTCTTCGGCGTTCCGGACTTTGGCGTTCCGCCGGTTTACCGGAACGGCACGTACCTCATTTACCG
This window of the Verrucomicrobiia bacterium genome carries:
- a CDS encoding NAD-dependent epimerase/dehydratase family protein; its protein translation is MLRVLITGVAGMMGSHMLDRLMAEGAEVIGIDDLSAGKLSHINSHLTSPRFRFVQADVRDFEALSAAAGERLDWILHFAAMKKCGESGDALATLQVNGGGAESCLRLACRTGAAVLLASTADVYGLSTELPFRETGDLVLGVPGTKRWAYAASKLYAESLALAYAKQENVRVVVLRYFGGFSHRSCFDWRGGHVPVFADQALRGEPFTIHGDGLQTRSATSALNLVEGTWLAMRTPAVGEILNIGGDEEISVIDTARLIHRLAGKNGEPAFQFIPMANIFGEYREIPRRLPCLEKSARLLGYRPRYRLEEALQSLLAERRREISLQPA
- a CDS encoding glycosyltransferase family 2 protein, with the protein product MKPALHLIVPVFNERANAETWMARTAEILQHLENYRPRLIFVDDGSTDGTADALRQASRGQDLTVLSHPVNRGPGAAVRTAFEWLHGSVRDEDAVVTLEGDNSSNLALITDMLERRGQGASLVLADPEAAGGGFAAVPAWRIGLSRAGNFVTRSLFRAKGRGSLSNFFRLHGGELIRRLQASFGPGIVESDGFAWAAEIFFKASLTGARPERVPTRIDWTGRRGGSKMRVLRTAAGYAQLFFSVPRWRRMAGTSGRMP